The following are from one region of the Nicotiana tomentosiformis chromosome 7, ASM39032v3, whole genome shotgun sequence genome:
- the LOC108944120 gene encoding uncharacterized protein, with protein sequence MAEDSELWDVICDGPFVPMKTSDEYNKISACQSAKEILEALQIAHEGKTQVKQSKIDMLTTEYELFRMKDDESIQDIHTRFTSIVNELHSLGESFQGTNLSGKYLAYCQFLGK encoded by the exons atggctgaagattcagaGCTCTGGGATGTTATCTGCGATGGACCCTTCGTCCCTATGAAGACCAGTG ACGAATACAACAAGATTTCAGCATGTCAGTCTGCTAAGGAGATCCTGGAAGCTCTCCAAATAGCTCATGAAGGGAAAACTCAAGTCAAGCAGTCGAAGATTGATATGCTAACCACAGAGTATGAGCTCTTCAGGATGAAAGAtgatgagtccattcaggacattCACACTCGCTTCACCTCTATCGTCAATGAACTCCATTCTCTAGGAGAATCATTCCAAGGAACAAACTTGTCAGGAAAATACTTAGCATATTGCCAGTTCCTGGGAAAGTAA